The DNA segment TAGCCACTTTCGGAGGCGGATTGACCTGGGGATCAACCTTGATTCAATTTTAAATTTCATACATTTGCACGGTTCTGTCTACCAAAACAGACACTCTCAACAGTCAGAAATAATTAAATTTTATTTAATTTATTAAACATATTGAGATCAACTTTCGCAGAACGCGGATAGATTAAATTTGCAGTCAAAGCCGCTTTAGGCTATGAGACGCAGGACTAGACAAATTATACAGAGGAAATACCTATGAGTGATCTGCCAAGCACCGCCCTTATTACGGGCGGATCAAGAGGCATAGGAGAAGCTTGCGCCAAGAAAATGGCTAAAGACGGCTTTGAGGTAATCATTACCTACGTGAGCCGCCCTGACGGAGCGGACAGAGTCTGTTCCGAAATTGAAGCCGCCGGCGGAAAAGCAAAATCCTACAAACTGGATTCTTCTGACAGTGAAGCTGTTACCTCCTTTTTCAAAAATGAAATTAAAGGAAAGGTAAAACTTGACGTTCTGGTAAACAATGCCGGAATCACTAAAGATGGACTCCTTGTCCGTATGAAAAACGATGACTGGAACAAAGTTCTGGACATCAACCTTACAGGCGCTTTCACTTTTCTACGCGAATCCGCAAAGATTATGATGAAACAGCGTTATGGAAGAATCATTAATATTTCCTCAGTAGTAGCTCAGGCCGGCAATGTCGGTCAGGCAAACTACGTTTCGGCCAAGGCCGGTCTTATCGGACTGACTAAAGCCAGCGCCATTGAACTTGCTCCGCGCAATGTCACCGTGAATGCCGTCGCACCGGGATTCATAAAAACAGACATGACCGCTGAACTGTCTGAAGAAGTGGTGGCGCATATGCTGGAAAATATACCGCTGAAAAAACTCGGAACATCCGATGATATAGCTAATGCAGTTTCCTTCCTCGCGTCGGAAAACTCCGGTTATATTACGGGACAGACTCTCGCTGTTAACGGCGGGATGTACATGTAAAGAAACAAACTTAATGATTTGGAGGGGACCATGTCCGCAGCTGAAAAAGTAAAAGCAATTATCGTAGACCAGCTTGGCGTATCCGCAGATGAAATTAAAGACGAAGCTTCCTTTGTTGAAGATCTCGGTGCAGATTCTCTTGATCTGACCGAACTCATCATGGCAATGGAAGAAGAATTCGACATCGAAATCGAAGACGAAGACGCTCAGAAGATCCTTAAAGTCAAAGACGCCATCAGCTTTGTTGAAGGCAAATAGTCGACTCTACTTGATCTAGACAAGGCTTTTGAATGAGCGCCTTACTCAGCCCTAGCGGGCGTAAGGCGCTCCTTTTTTTCAATGGCCATTGATAATAATCTCCAACACATCTTACAGGCTATAATACCATGAACAGGGTAGTAGTAACCGGCCTTTCCGCCATCACCCCTATCGGTAATGACATAGATACCAGCTGGAACAACCTCCTTGCTGGTAAATCCGGCATCGCTAAAATAACATCTTTTGATGCGAGTGAATTCACATCTCAGATTGCTGGCGAAGTCAAAAATTTTGACCCCAAAGATTTCATCCCTCACAAACAGGCTAAACGCATGGAACGGTTCACACAGCTAGCTGTGGCCGCTGGCGAGCAGTTGCTCGAAAATGCGAAGTTTAAGCCTGAAGGTGATGATTGCAAACGCACAGGCGTGGTTATCGGGGTAGGTCTTGGCGGTCTTCAGACCATTGAGACCCAGCACGCAAAACTGCAAAAAAGCGGTCCTAGAAAAATTACTCCTTTCTTTATCCCAATCATCATCGGAAATATGGCAGCCGGACAGGTCTCCATCTTTTCGGGAGCACGTGGACCGAACATGTGTATGTGTACAGCATGCGCTTCCGGTACACATTCCATCGGCGCAGCATATACCGACATTATGCTCGGACGTGCAGACGTTATGATTTGCGGTGGTACAGAATCAACCATTACTCCTTTGGGTTTTGCAGGATTTACTTCCATGAAAGCCCTTTCCACCCGCAACGACGATCCCGAAAAAGCTTCTCGCCCATTCGATAAGGGTCGCGACGGGTTTATTATGGGTGAAGGATGCGGTCTGCTCCTTCTGGAATCACTTGATCACGCAAGAGCACGCGGCGCTGAGATCCTTGGTGAAGTCGTAGGTTTCGGAGCTTCATCCGATGCTTACCACATGACTGCTCCACCGGAAGATGGACGCGGAATGGCTTTAGCCATGGAAGCTGCCATCCGCGAAGCGGGCATTGATCCTTCACAGGTTGATCATATCAACGCACACGGAACTTCTACATATTTGAATGATTTTTGCGAAACGAAAGCTATCAAAAAAGTTTTCGGAGACCATGCACGCAACATCGCGATAACCGCGAACAAATCCCAGACCGGCCATCTCCTCGGCGGAGCGGGCGGCATGGAAGCTGTCTTCAGTATAAAAACGCTTGCAACCGGCATTATCCCCGGAACAGCAAATCAGCTTGAAGCAGATCCAGACTGTGATCTTGATTACGGCAAAGACGGAATGCGCAAAAAACAAGCAAATTACGTTCTGAGCAACTCATTCGGATTCGGTGGAACAAACGCCTGTATGCTCTTCAAAAAATTTGAAGATTAATTGGCCCCCTCTTTGTAAGGGACCGTCAAACTCTTGGAGCTTGTCATGGAAGAACTAATGATGAAAGATCCGGCTGTAGCCGCAACCATCGCCCGCGAAGTAACTCGCCAGATGACCGGCCTTGAACTTATCGCTTCGGAGAACTTTACCTCCACCGCGGTTCGTCAGGCAATGGGCAGCGTTATGACACATAAATACGCTGAAGGTTATCCTGGCAAACGTTATTACGGCGGTTGCGAGTTCGTTGATCAGGTTGAAGATTTAGCACGCGACAGAGCTAAAGAAATCTTCGGCTGTGAATATGTCAACGTTCAGCCTCATTCCGGTTCACAGGCCAATATGGCTGTATATTTCGCTGCGCTTAAACCCGGCGATACTGTCCTCGGTATGGATCTTTCTCATGGTGGACATCTTACCCATGGAAGCCCGGTAAACTTTTCAGGTAAACTTTTTGATGTACACTTCTACGGAGTGGACCCTGAAACTAAAACTATCAACTATGACAACGTCTTGAAGATTGCTAAAGAATGCAAACCCAAGATGATCATAGCCGGTGCAAGTGCATATCCCCGTATTATCGATTTCGCCCGCTTCCGTCAGATTGCTGATGAAGTAGGAGCTGTCCTCATGGTTGATATGGCTCACATTGCAGGACTTATCGCCGCAGGCGTTCATCCTTCCTGCATCGAGCATGCACACTACACAACCACTACCACTCACAAGACCCTTCGCGGGCCTCGCGGCGGTATGATTCTTTCCAGTGAAGAAAATGCAAAAGCACTGAACTCCAACATCTTCCCCGGAATTCAGGGTGGACCGCTGATGCACGTAATTGCAGCTAAAGCAGTTGCTTTCGGTGAAGCTCTTTCTCCTTCATATGTTGAGTACCAGAAACAGGTTGTTGCTAATGCTCAGGCTTTAGCCGGACACCTCACCGGAGCAGGTTTTGAACTTGTCTCTGGCGGAACCGATAACCACCTTATGATGGTCGACCTGACAAACAAGAACATCACCGGCAAAGATGCTGAGATTGCTCTTGATGTAGCAGGAATCACCGTCAACAAGAACACCATTCCTTTTGAAACTCGTTCCCCGTTCGTCACTTCCGGAATCCGTATCGGAACCCCGGCTTTGACAACAAGAGGAATGAAAGAAAAAGATATGGAAAACATAGCATGCTGGATTACCGCTGCTATCGGTTCCATCGGCAACGAAACTAAACTTGCCGGAATACGTAAAGAAATCGCTGACTTCGCAAAAGATTTCCCATTATTTGCTTATTAGTAAATATTGGAAATCAGCTGATATTCAGCTGAAGTCTTAAATTACATATCAAATTCATTGACATAAAGGCGGATTCGGGAGTTATTCCGAATCCGCCTCAGCTTCAAAAGCAGGGTGCTTCCCATGGATAATAGACTTCCTTGGCCTGAATATTTTATGCGCATAGCGCATCAAGTTGCGGAACGTTCCACATGCATAAGACGCAAAGTCGGTGCTATTGCGGTCAAAGATAAACGAATCCTTGCCACCGGATACAACGGATCTCCCTCCGACATAGCACATTGTATCGATATAGGCTGCCTGCGTGAAACACTCGGAATACCTTCCGGGCAACGTCACGAACTCTGCCGAGGTTTGCACGCTGAACAGAATGTCATCATTCAGGCTGCTGTTCACGGTATCAAACTTAAAGGCTGTGAAATCTACTGCACCACTCAGCCCTGCCTCATCTGCACAAAAATGCTTATCAATACCGGCGTAACAGCTGTATATTTTTCAGAAAGCTACCCTGACGAATTATCTGAAGCCATGTTTAAAGAAGCCGGAGTAAAGTTTGAACTTCTGCAGTTCGACATTTAATTCATCTGAACAGTTCATGGCTCGCGCCGTGACTCTGGCCTTGCGCGGCAGGGACCGCACAGCACCCAACCCGACGGTTGGAGCTGTCATGGTTCGTAACGGGCATATTGTCGCCGAAGGCTGGCATCATTACTGCGGAGGACTGCACGCAGAACGCGAGTGCATAGCCGACGCAATCAGTAAAAATGTGGACATGACAAAATGTACCATGTTTGTAACTCTTGAGCCATGCAACCATTTCGGCAAAACACCTCCCTGTACCGAAGGAATAATTGAAGCCGGAATTCCGCACATTGTCATAGGTACAAGAGATCCTAATCCGAAAGCTGCCGGTGGACTTGAATTCCTCGAATCCAAAGGCGTTAAAGTTGAAACCGGCGTGCTTGAAGAACAATGTCTCGACCTCATCTCCGACTTCCTGCTCTGGCAGAATAACGACCGTCCATATTCAATTTTAAAACTGGCCTCGACAATCGATGGTAAAATCGCCGGAACAACAGGCAAGCAGGAAGCTGTATCCTGCCCTGACTCTTTCGCTGATGTACAAAAACTTCGTGCCATGGTCGGTGCAGTTCTTATCGGCGGCAACACCCTGCGCGAAGATAATCCGTCCCTCAATTGCCGACTTGAGATCAAGCCGGAAAATTTTGTGCAGCCTAAAGCCGTGGTTGTAACTACCAGACTTCCCGAAAATCACGACGAATTCACACTGACGACAACACGCGCCAAAGAAACAATTTTCTGGACAACCGCAGAACAAGCCTCCTCTGAAACAGCAAAAGTGCTTATTAATAAAGGTATTGAAGTTATAGGTCTTCCCTGTGACGAAAAAGGACTTATCTTTAAATGCGGATTCAAATTTTTGCGCGAAAAACACGAAGTGCTCCGTACCCTCTGCGAAGGCGGCGGAAAACTGGCTTTATCACTTGCCGAGCAAGGGCTGATTGATGAATTCGTAATGTATCAAGCGCCGCGCATTCTGGGTAACACACTCGGAAGACCTAATTTTGCAGGATCAGATAGACAGTTTATGGAAGAGGCCCTTAATTTCAGGGTCAACCGTGTAGAACAAAGCGGCTTGGATTTAAAAATAGTTTTCAAACCCGCTGATAGATAAAGGACCAATAAATGTTCACCGGACTTATTCAGGGTAAAGGTTCTATTGCAAAGGCTGAAAATAGGGGGAAAGAAACCCGTTTTACAGTTAATGCCCCTGATATTAAAGATTATGCAAAAGGTGAGTCCATCGCTATAAATGGAGTTTGCCTCACAGTTGAAACTTTCAGTGACAGCTGGTTTTCATGTTACGCAAGTAAAGAAACCATGGACTGCACCAATCTCGGCAGCTTAAAACCGGGATCTAAAATCAACTATGAGCGGGCACTGGCTATGGGTGACAGACTCGGAGGACACATCGTCAGCGGACACGTTGACTGTATAGCTTCTGTGGAATCTGTGCGCCCTGCCGGAGAATCCCAAATATACAAAATCAAATTTCCGGCTGAACACGGACCTTTCGTTGTACCTAAAGGGTCCATCGGACTGGACGGAATAAGCCTTACAGTGAACGACTGCGGTCCTGATTTCCTTGAGGTCAACATCATTCCTGAAACTCAGGAACAGACCACAATTTCAGACTGGAAACCGGGATACCCCGTTAATATGGAAACAGATGTTATCGGCAAATATGTTCAGAGAATGCTGGGACCATGGACCGGTCAATCCGGATCGGCTAAATCCAATAGTCCGGAAAGTAAGTTAACTATGGATTTTCTCCAAAAAAACGGTTTTTAAGACCGTTTATAGAACAGACTATTGCCATCAGATGATAATTTAAATTTAAAAACATGTTTTATCTCTTTTTAAGCACCTAATATAAAAAGATATTTAAACATAAAAAAACATATTTCACCCTTTTTGTTTTTTAAGGTAAGAAGACTTCTCCTGTTCGTAAAAATTGAACTGGGAAAATATAATGAACTGCTCCGAGATGCCGGAGCATGAGGATATCAAAATGCCTTTCTGTACAATTGAAGAAGCGATTGAGGATCTCCGCGCAGGTAAAATGGTCATCATGGTCGATGATGAAGATCGTGAAAACGAGGGTGATCTCGTTTGTGCAGCGGAAAAAGTAACTCCTGAACTCATCAACTTCATGGCCACTCACGGCAGAGGTCTTATATGCCTCTCCATGTCCGGTGAAATGGTTGATGCTCTCAAGCTCCCGCTGATGGCTCAGAACAACGACTCTCAGTTCGGAACTAACTTCACGGTTTCCATCGAAGCCCGTAACGGCGTAACAACCGGTATTTCCGCGCAAGACAGAGCTACAACAATTTTGGCAGCAGTCGCTGACGATGTCCAAGCTGACGACATAGTTTCTCCCGGTCATATCTTCCCTCTCCGGGCTAAAGATAGCGGAGTTCTTGTCCGCGCAGGTCAGACTGAAGGCAGTGTAGACCTTGCTCGTCTGGCAGGCCTCAAACCTGCGGGTGTCATTTGTGAAATCATGAAAGATGATGGAACAATGGCCAGACTCCCTGATCTTAAAATTTACGCAGAAAAACACGATCTTAAAATTTGCAGCACCGAAGATCTCATCAAATACCGCATGAAATTCGGCAGCCACACCGTAAAACGTCAAGCTGAAGCAGAACTGCCTACCCGCTGGGGTGATTTTAAAGCTGTGGCTTTCCATTCCACTGAAGACAACCGCACACATATAGCATTGATTATGGGTGAACTTGATCCCAAAGAACCTACTTTGGTCAGAGTCCACAGCGAATGTTTAACTGGTGACGTTTTCGGATCAATGCGTTGCGATTGCGGAGATCAGCTTTCTGCAGCAATGTGCATGATCCACAAAGAAGGCAAAGGCGTTTTCCTTTACATGAGACAGGAAGGACGCGGAATCGGCCTCGGCAACAAAATCAAAGCCTACCATCTTCAGGATCAGGGTTGCGATACTGTTGAAGCAAACGAAAAACTCGGATTCAAAGCTGACCTTCGTGAATACGGTACAGGCGCACAGATTCTGGTACAGCTCGGAATTTCTAAAATGAAGCTTATGACCAACAATCCTAAAAAGATTGTAGGTCTTGAAGGATACGGACTTGAAGTAACCCAGCGCGTTCCGATTGAAATGGATGCGTGTGAAGTTAATTTAAAATATCTCAAGACTAAAAAAGAAAAAATGGGCCACCTTCTGACTCACTTGGATGACAATAAGAAATAACGGAGACGGGACATGCATCATATCAAAACTATCGAAGGACAGCTTGACGCAAAGAATCTTAAAATTGCTCTGATTGCCGGACGTTTCAACGACTTTATCGTTGAAAGACTCGTCGGCGGAGCTGTTGATTACCTCGTGCGTCACGGTTGTGACAGAGCAAACATCACTTTGATTAAAGTTCCAGGCGTGTTTGAAATGCCCGTTGTCACCAAAAAAGTTGCAGAAACAGGCAAGTACAACGGAATAACTTGTCTCGGAACTGTTATTCGTGGTGCAACACCTCATTTTGATTATGTTTGTAGCGAATGCGCGAAGGGAGTTGCTCAGATAAGCATGGACAACAACCTGCCCATCGGATTCGGAGTCCTTACTTGTGACACACTGGAACAGGCTATCGAACGTGCCGGTACCAAAGGTGGAAACAAAGGTGTTGAAGCTGCTTCTGCGATGCTCGAAACCATCAGGGTTATGGAGCAGATCTAAGCAACTTATTTTAAGCTGCTACAGCCTTCATATGGCTGTATTCTTTAAGAATATCCACATGGGCAGCCGGACTCCGGTTAAAATCGGAGACCGTTTGCCCATTGTGTTGTTTTAAAAACAATTTAATTGTATCTTACGGACACGGCGCAAGTGCGCCTGAACCGACAGGATTATAAAGTCAGATGTCCCAGACAAAAGGTTTACGCAGAAAAGGCCGTATTTTAGCTTTTCAAGTTCTCTACGGCATTAGTTTTGTCCCCCCTCACGGTGGCTGGACATGTGAACGTATATACAACCAGAGCCCGGCAGTTACCAGGGAAACAGATGAAGACCTCATTCTGTACGCCCGTGAACTTCTGCTTAATGTTTGGAATACGCTTGAAGAATTAGACGAAATCATCTCAAAGTACTCGAAGCACTGGAAGATTGAGCGGATAGCTAAAGCTGAACTCGCAATCCTCAGACTCTCCGTATATGAGCTGCTCTACAAGGCGGATATTCCCCTTAAAGTAGGCATCAACGAAGGGATTGAACTTGCTAAGAAATTCGGTGATGACAATTCACGCAATTTTATCAACGGTATTCTCGATGCTGTGGCTCGCGATATAGACAGCGGAAAATTTTCAGTTACTAAAAAATTCTGATTAAAAACATCCTTTCAACGGGAGCATGTCGTTTTTCCGCTCTCATAAAAGACTAAGCAAGGATTCTACAATGGGCTTCGGGAAATACAACCCAGAAATAATTGAACAAAAATGGCAGAAGGCTTGGGAAGATCAAGGATCTTTCCATGTTGAAACAGACACATCACGCCCCAAGTATTATGTCTTGGAGATGTTTCCGTATCCTTCCGGCAAAATTCACATGGGACACGTGCGTAACTACTCCATCGCTGATGTAGTTGCCCGTTATAAACGAATGAAGGGATTCAACGTCCTTCATCCCATCGGTTGGGATGCTTTCGGTCTGCCTGCAGAAAATGCGGCGATCAAAAACAACACCCATCCGGCAGAATGGACCTATGCCAATATAGATGACATGCGTACTCAGCTTTCACGCCTCGGTTATTCCTATGACTGGAGCCGAGAAATGGCGACCTGTCATCCCGGATATTATAAATGGGAACAGCAGTTTTTCCTGGATTTCCTGAAAAAAGGTCTGATCTACCGCAAAAAATCTCCAGTTAACTGGTGTGAAAACTGTAATACCGTTCTTGCAAACGAACAGGTTGAAGACGGTCTTTGCTGGCGTTGCGAAACTCAGGTTGAGCAGAAGGAACTTTCCCAGTGGTTCATGCGCATCACCGATTACGCAGAAGAACTCCTTGAAAGCCTTAACAAGCTTGAAGGCGGATGGCCGGAAAGAGTTCTGACCATGCAGCGTAACTGGATCGGTAAAAGTGTCGGTGCTGAACTTGATTTTGAAGTTGCCGACAGCGATGACACAATCAGCGTTTTCACCACCCGTCCCGATACACTTTACGGTGCGACTTTCATGTCTCTTGCCGCTGAACATCCCATGGTGGAAAAACTCATCAAGGGCAAAGCTGAAGCCGACAAGGTACGTGAATTCGTAACAAAAGTTTCAAACATTGATCGCATTGTTCGTTCCGCTGACGACCTTGAAAAAGAAGGCGTATTTACCGGCGCGTACTGTATCAACCCGCTTAACGGCGCAAAGATGCCGATCTATGTGGCAAACTTCGTGCTCATGGGTTACGGAACCGGCGCAGTAATGGCCGTCCCCGCACACGATCAGCGCGACTATGAATTTGCTAAAAAATATGACTTGCCGATACAGGTTGTAATTCAGCCTAAAGGTGAAACTTTAACTCTCGATGAAATGACAGAAGCTTTCACCGCGCCCGGAGTTCTGGTTAATTCAGGTGAATTCGACAATCTGCCCAACGACGAAGCAAAGAAAGCCATTGTTGATTACTTAGGCAAGAGCGGCAAAGGCAAAAAATCTATCAACTATCGCCTGCGTGACTGGAATATTTCCCGCCAGAGATTCTGGGGTTCTCCTATCCCGGTTATCTACTGTGATCATTGCGGAATTCAGCCTGTCCCTGAAGAAGATCTTCCAATTATTCTGCCGGAAGATGCGATTATGAACGAAGATGGACGCTCTCCACTGCCGCAGATGGAATCTTTCATCAACACAATCTGCCCTAAGTGCGGAAGACCTGCCGAGCGGGAAACCGACACAATGGACACCTTTGTTGAATCGTCATGGTATTTCCTGCGCTATACTGACGCGCGCAAAGACGACGGAGCTTTCAACCGTGACGCTCTGGATTACTGGTTGCCTGTCGATCAGTATATCGGCGGAATTGAGCACGCTATTTTGCATCTGCTATATGCCAGATTTTTCACTAAAGCCCTGCGTGACGAAGGTTACACAGGCCTTGATGAACCTTTTGCAAACCTGCTCACTCAGGGAATGGTACTCAAAGACGGCGCCAAGATGTCAAAATCCAAAGGCAACGTTGTTGACCCCAAAACCATGATTGAAAAATACGGAGCAGATGCAACAAGACTTTTCATTCTGTTTGCTTCGCCTCCTGAAAAAGATCTCGAATGGAGTGATCAGGGACTGGAAGGAGCTTCCCGCTTCTTAAACAGAGTCTGGAGACTTGCTGAAGCCTTGGAAGACGTAGTTTCTCCGGTCGGCTCATGCGCCTCTCCCGAAGGAATAAATCTTTCCTCCGAAGCGAAAAAACTTCGCCGGAAAGAACACGAAACCGTCAACCGCGCAAGCCGTGACATGGAAAACAAATTCCAGTTCAACACGGTAATTGCCGCGACAATGGAACTCGTCAACGAAATGTACGCCCTTAAGGAAACACTCGTTGAAACCGACGGCGGTAAATTTGCTTTGTCATCAGCTTTCAGCACTGTCCTTACTGTGCTGGCTCCCATAACTCCGCACATGTGCGAAGAACTCTGGGAAATTCTTGGTTACAAAGGAAGCGTTGCTGAAGCCGCATGGCCTGAATATGATGAATCTGCACTCGTCACTGACGAACTGCTTATCGTCATTCAGGTAAACGGAAAAATGAGAGCAAAACTCTCTGTTCCCGCTTCCGCCTCAAAAGAAGAAATTGAAAAAGAAGCTCTTGCCCACGAAAATGTTGTTAAAAACATCACAGGCAAGACCGTCAGAAAAGTGATCGTTGTTCCGGGTAAACTGGTCAACATCGTAGCTAATTAGTTTATTATTGCGGGACGGTTTTTGCCGTCCCGCATTTCCACTTTAACAGCAACCCGCCGAACGCGGCTTACAGGGAAACCCTCAGAATGATCGCCATTAACACCGTAAAACGACTCTTATTACTTCTATGTCTCGTTTTCTTCGTCAGCGGATGCGGTTATCATAATTCTGCGAGCGAACCTAACAGACTGCCTGAAGCGTTCCGGGAAGTTGCTATAGCTGAAGTGACCAACCCAACTCTTGAACGCTGGCTTGAACCTAAAATCAGATCCGGCCTCAGAGATGAAATCACACGCCGCGGACAGCTCACATGGGTTGAAAAATCAAAAGCAGAAGCACTTTTCAACATTAGAATTGTAAGTTATTCAAATGGCAGCCGCGTGCTCGGTGACAAAGACAAAACTCTGAAATATGACGCGACCCTCAAAGTCCAAATGAAAGTAGTTGATGCCGCTGACGGTCATCTCATCTGGAATTCCGGCAATGTTGAGGTTACGGAATCCTATTATACCGGACAGGAAGATGCTACAGATCAGCTAGTCGTAAAGCTTCTGATCCGCAGACTTGTCGACCGCATGAATCAGGCTTACTAATTCAAAAATTTCTCTGCAAAATAGATCTGTATCCGTCGCAAAATCTTTGTGACGGATACAGTTAAACCAGTAAAAAACAATAAATCAGAAGCAACACTTAAGCAGGATAAACATGTCCAGACCGGGATACATTTTTCTCACCTGCCCTGATGCGGAGCTGCTCCATAACCGCATTACCGAAATTCTTGAAAGTAACAAAGCTTCTGATTTTGAAAAAAAAGTATATTGGGCTGACGACGAACTTCCTTCACAATTCTGGGACGACCTCACTCTCCAGACCCTTTTCGGTTCCAGCAAAGCTATAATCTTAAGGCGTGCCCACACTCTTAAAGTTGCTACATGGAAAACTCTCGACAAAGCTCTATCATCTCTTTCAGAGTCTTCTTTTCTATTCTTATGCCTTGAAGGCAAATGGGATAAAAAAGGCGCTCCTGTCCCTGCCGTCCTAAAAAAACGCAACTGCTGGAAATATGCTGAAAAGCAAAAATGGTTCTGGAACTCCGCAGGACTTGATGAAAAATC comes from the Maridesulfovibrio ferrireducens genome and includes:
- the leuS gene encoding leucine--tRNA ligase, with translation MGFGKYNPEIIEQKWQKAWEDQGSFHVETDTSRPKYYVLEMFPYPSGKIHMGHVRNYSIADVVARYKRMKGFNVLHPIGWDAFGLPAENAAIKNNTHPAEWTYANIDDMRTQLSRLGYSYDWSREMATCHPGYYKWEQQFFLDFLKKGLIYRKKSPVNWCENCNTVLANEQVEDGLCWRCETQVEQKELSQWFMRITDYAEELLESLNKLEGGWPERVLTMQRNWIGKSVGAELDFEVADSDDTISVFTTRPDTLYGATFMSLAAEHPMVEKLIKGKAEADKVREFVTKVSNIDRIVRSADDLEKEGVFTGAYCINPLNGAKMPIYVANFVLMGYGTGAVMAVPAHDQRDYEFAKKYDLPIQVVIQPKGETLTLDEMTEAFTAPGVLVNSGEFDNLPNDEAKKAIVDYLGKSGKGKKSINYRLRDWNISRQRFWGSPIPVIYCDHCGIQPVPEEDLPIILPEDAIMNEDGRSPLPQMESFINTICPKCGRPAERETDTMDTFVESSWYFLRYTDARKDDGAFNRDALDYWLPVDQYIGGIEHAILHLLYARFFTKALRDEGYTGLDEPFANLLTQGMVLKDGAKMSKSKGNVVDPKTMIEKYGADATRLFILFASPPEKDLEWSDQGLEGASRFLNRVWRLAEALEDVVSPVGSCASPEGINLSSEAKKLRRKEHETVNRASRDMENKFQFNTVIAATMELVNEMYALKETLVETDGGKFALSSAFSTVLTVLAPITPHMCEELWEILGYKGSVAEAAWPEYDESALVTDELLIVIQVNGKMRAKLSVPASASKEEIEKEALAHENVVKNITGKTVRKVIVVPGKLVNIVAN
- the lptE gene encoding LPS assembly lipoprotein LptE; translation: MIAINTVKRLLLLLCLVFFVSGCGYHNSASEPNRLPEAFREVAIAEVTNPTLERWLEPKIRSGLRDEITRRGQLTWVEKSKAEALFNIRIVSYSNGSRVLGDKDKTLKYDATLKVQMKVVDAADGHLIWNSGNVEVTESYYTGQEDATDQLVVKLLIRRLVDRMNQAY